In the Novosphingobium sp. 9 genome, one interval contains:
- a CDS encoding MFS transporter: MSVDSSTSPPYLAEVSARNSSATVPEPERTTALAVVASCFGWGLDLFDLFILLFVAPAVGQHFFPSHTPMLSLAGAYASFAVTLLMRPLGSALFGSYSDRLGRKRAMIFAIAGVGIATASFGILPTVETIGIWATVLFLLLRLVQGIFVGGVVASTHVLGTESVPERWRGTMSGLIGGGGAAIGTLLASFAYMAISALFPDEEFTRIGWRFMFFCGLITSAIGLVMFRKLAESPQFQKAAAKHAEAKSAGRGEDTGSPVRALFASRDYRNRFFVNLMLSSGAGAVYYLTAGYLPTYLKLVSKVPAAEASTLMLFGSVAGAVSSLLLGEWSQHIGRKKVFLLTGVLCLVALPLLIVTMASATGFSLIWHALAISFLGSAVFGPLMIFLNERFPVELRATGTGLSWNTGFAVGGIMPTFVSLAAATPAAIPEVLAGFIGAFALLYLLGAVIVPETKGRLKG, encoded by the coding sequence ATGTCGGTGGATTCATCCACATCCCCACCCTATCTGGCGGAGGTCTCGGCGCGGAACTCGTCCGCAACCGTTCCGGAGCCCGAACGGACCACGGCGCTGGCCGTCGTCGCATCCTGCTTCGGCTGGGGGCTGGACCTTTTCGACCTGTTCATCCTGCTGTTCGTCGCGCCCGCTGTCGGCCAGCACTTCTTCCCCTCGCACACGCCGATGCTGTCGCTGGCGGGTGCCTATGCCTCGTTCGCGGTGACGCTGCTGATGCGCCCGCTGGGTTCGGCCCTGTTCGGTTCGTACTCGGACCGTCTCGGGCGCAAGCGGGCGATGATCTTCGCGATCGCGGGCGTGGGTATCGCGACGGCCTCGTTCGGCATCCTGCCCACGGTCGAAACGATCGGCATATGGGCGACGGTGCTGTTCCTGCTGCTGCGACTGGTGCAGGGGATCTTCGTGGGCGGCGTGGTCGCCTCGACCCATGTGCTCGGCACCGAATCGGTGCCCGAGCGCTGGCGCGGCACCATGAGCGGCCTGATCGGCGGCGGTGGTGCGGCGATCGGCACGCTGCTCGCCTCGTTCGCCTACATGGCGATCTCGGCGCTGTTTCCCGATGAGGAGTTCACCCGCATCGGCTGGCGCTTCATGTTCTTCTGCGGGCTGATCACCTCGGCCATCGGCCTGGTCATGTTCCGCAAGCTGGCCGAATCGCCGCAGTTCCAGAAGGCGGCGGCCAAGCATGCGGAAGCCAAAAGTGCGGGCAGGGGCGAGGACACCGGCTCGCCCGTGCGTGCGCTCTTCGCCAGCCGCGATTACCGCAACCGCTTCTTCGTGAACCTCATGCTGTCGAGCGGCGCGGGTGCGGTCTATTACCTGACGGCGGGCTACTTGCCGACCTACCTCAAGCTGGTGAGCAAGGTTCCGGCGGCAGAGGCGTCCACGCTGATGCTGTTCGGCAGCGTGGCGGGTGCGGTCTCGTCGCTGTTGCTGGGCGAATGGAGCCAGCATATCGGGCGCAAGAAGGTGTTCCTGCTGACCGGCGTGCTCTGCCTTGTCGCCCTGCCGCTGCTGATCGTGACGATGGCGAGCGCGACCGGCTTCTCGCTGATCTGGCATGCGCTGGCGATCAGCTTCCTGGGATCTGCCGTGTTCGGCCCGCTGATGATCTTCCTCAACGAGCGTTTCCCGGTGGAACTGCGTGCAACCGGCACGGGGCTTTCGTGGAACACCGGCTTTGCGGTCGGCGGCATCATGCCGACGTTCGTCTCGCTCGCTGCCGCCACGCCCGCCGCGATCCCGGAAGTGCTGGCGGGCTTCATCGGCGCTTTCGCGCTGCTCTATCTGCTGGGTGCGGTAATCGTGCCCGAAACGAAAGGGCGCCTGAAAGGCTGA
- a CDS encoding GlsB/YeaQ/YmgE family stress response membrane protein encodes MTLLLILIVGGVIGWLASLVMRTDAQQGIFLNIVVGVVGAVIAGFLITPLIGGAPITSGSFDLMSLIASFLGAVVLLAIVNLVRRGSVR; translated from the coding sequence ATGACTCTTCTGCTTATCCTCATCGTTGGCGGCGTGATCGGCTGGCTGGCCAGTCTGGTGATGCGCACCGACGCCCAGCAGGGTATCTTCCTCAACATCGTCGTCGGCGTGGTCGGCGCGGTGATCGCCGGCTTCCTGATTACCCCGCTGATCGGCGGCGCGCCGATCACCAGCGGCAGCTTTGATCTGATGTCGCTGATCGCCTCGTTCCTGGGTGCGGTGGTGCTGCTGGCGATCGTCAACCTGGTGCGTCGCGGTTCGGTCCGCTGA
- a CDS encoding M1 family metallopeptidase gives MPSIFPSPRFGPRPGRHLGLLLGAASLVAVAQPVLAQTAPAPAASSTAYDPRSTFAPFDMHQSVNVYRGADGKPGPQYWQNRADYEIHAKLDPDVKSPSLTGDEIISYTNNSPDALDVLWVQLDQNLYKKDSRGNYANGGPGIGRHAGGSTDGAVLDKVEIEVDGKFVPAQYLVSDTRLQITMPQALAAKGGKTRVRIAWHFTIPGEWGGRMAWGMAKDGPIYDLAQWYPRMAVYDDVRGWDPLPYLAQEFYLEYGNFDYYVTVPSTMLVAGSGELVNQSEVLTPTELARLAKAKASDATVMIRSPQEIPAKPSLTGATKTWHYRMENTRDVAFSASSIFAWDAARINLGGGKTSLAMSFYPKESAGQPAWGRSTEYLKDSLQNYAKRWAAYPWPWAINVAGPASGMEYPGILFDGIEDKGNVLFFITAHEIGHELFPMMVGFDERRNAWMDEGFNTFIDVYESDDFNHGEYAPKRDGEYAPGGGNPVDEIQSVLLDPNAPPILTRADSIIEKYRHPVTYFKSALGLVLLREQILGPDRFDPAFRRFIADWTFKHPQPADFFRFMESQTGEDLSWWWRGWYENNWSMDLAVDAIAPVDAKDPSKGTRVTVGSHDKLIMPATLRVMFSDGTHTDYRLPAESWIRNTQTSVVVPAGKTVTEAVVDPDHKIPDKDRSNDDRKV, from the coding sequence ATGCCCTCGATTTTCCCGTCCCCGCGCTTTGGCCCCCGCCCCGGTCGTCATCTGGGCCTGCTGCTCGGCGCGGCCAGCCTCGTCGCTGTCGCCCAGCCGGTGCTGGCGCAAACTGCGCCCGCGCCCGCAGCTTCCAGCACGGCCTACGATCCGCGCTCGACCTTTGCGCCGTTCGACATGCACCAGTCGGTCAATGTCTATCGCGGCGCCGATGGCAAGCCGGGGCCGCAGTACTGGCAGAACCGTGCGGACTACGAGATACATGCCAAGCTCGATCCGGATGTGAAATCGCCTTCGCTGACCGGTGACGAGATCATCAGCTACACCAACAACAGCCCCGATGCGCTGGACGTGCTGTGGGTGCAGCTGGACCAGAACCTCTACAAGAAGGACAGCCGTGGCAACTACGCCAACGGCGGCCCCGGCATCGGGCGTCATGCGGGCGGATCGACCGACGGCGCGGTGCTCGACAAGGTGGAGATCGAGGTCGACGGCAAGTTCGTGCCTGCGCAGTACCTGGTCAGCGATACCCGCCTGCAGATCACCATGCCGCAGGCGCTGGCGGCGAAGGGCGGCAAGACCCGCGTGCGCATCGCCTGGCACTTCACCATCCCCGGCGAGTGGGGTGGGCGCATGGCCTGGGGCATGGCCAAGGATGGCCCGATCTACGATCTGGCGCAGTGGTATCCGCGCATGGCGGTCTATGACGATGTGCGCGGCTGGGACCCGCTGCCCTATCTGGCGCAGGAGTTCTACCTCGAATACGGCAACTTCGACTATTACGTGACGGTGCCTTCGACGATGCTGGTGGCAGGTTCGGGCGAACTGGTGAACCAGTCCGAAGTGCTCACCCCCACCGAACTGGCGCGGCTGGCCAAGGCCAAGGCCAGCGATGCCACGGTGATGATCCGCTCGCCGCAGGAAATCCCTGCGAAACCGTCGCTGACCGGGGCGACGAAGACCTGGCACTATCGCATGGAGAACACCCGTGACGTGGCGTTCAGTGCCTCGTCGATCTTCGCCTGGGATGCCGCGCGCATCAACCTTGGCGGCGGCAAGACTTCGCTGGCGATGTCGTTCTATCCCAAGGAAAGCGCCGGGCAGCCTGCCTGGGGCCGCTCGACCGAGTACCTCAAGGACAGCCTCCAGAACTACGCCAAGCGCTGGGCGGCGTACCCGTGGCCCTGGGCGATCAACGTGGCGGGTCCGGCTTCGGGTATGGAATATCCCGGCATCCTGTTCGACGGGATCGAGGACAAGGGCAATGTCCTGTTCTTCATCACCGCGCACGAGATCGGGCATGAGCTGTTCCCGATGATGGTCGGCTTCGACGAGCGCCGCAACGCGTGGATGGACGAGGGCTTCAACACCTTCATCGACGTCTACGAATCCGACGATTTCAACCACGGCGAATATGCGCCCAAGCGCGACGGTGAATATGCGCCGGGCGGCGGCAATCCGGTGGACGAGATCCAGAGCGTGCTGCTCGATCCCAACGCGCCACCGATCCTGACCCGCGCGGATTCGATCATCGAGAAGTACCGCCACCCGGTGACGTACTTCAAGTCGGCGCTGGGCCTCGTGCTGTTGCGCGAGCAGATCCTCGGGCCCGATCGTTTCGATCCCGCGTTCCGCCGCTTCATTGCCGACTGGACGTTCAAGCACCCGCAGCCTGCCGACTTCTTCCGCTTCATGGAGAGCCAGACGGGTGAGGACCTGTCGTGGTGGTGGCGCGGCTGGTACGAGAACAACTGGTCGATGGACCTTGCGGTGGATGCCATCGCGCCGGTCGATGCCAAGGACCCCTCGAAGGGCACGCGCGTCACCGTGGGCAGCCATGACAAGCTGATTATGCCTGCCACGCTGCGGGTGATGTTCTCGGACGGCACCCACACCGATTATCGCCTGCCCGCCGAAAGCTGGATCAGGAATACGCAGACCAGCGTCGTTGTGCCTGCGGGCAAGACTGTGACCGAAGCGGTGGTCGATCCCGACCACAAGATCCCCGACAAGGACCGCTCGAACGACGACCGGAAGGTCTGA
- a CDS encoding uracil-xanthine permease family protein, with protein sequence MTATPPHLSIVSPADADSAAGFSSRDPNAFPGIMAAIPLGLQHVLAMFVSNITPAIIVAAAAGIGYGSPDTSAMVYMIQMAMFFAGVATLLQTVSFGPVGARLPLVQGTSFSYVPIMVPLVAGKGPGALGMIAAAAFVAGLLHAVLSQFVGRIRFALPPLVTGLVVLMIALSLMKVAVQYAAGGVPLEGTPAYGSGISWLMAGCVVIVTMGFALFARGVWSSAAVLFGLIAGYVLALALGRVDFAAVHQAGWFTVPQPLHFGWAWSWTAVLGFCLTGFVSSIETIGDVDAICEGNAGRPASKRELQGAVAADGLGSALAALFGGMPNTTFSQNVGLVAITGVMSRHVVTIGALFLVACGLLPKVGAAIATIPIEVLGGGVIVMFGMVASAAVAMLAQVAWSQRNMLVFGISLSLGLGLQLEPTALQHLPETARILLTSGILPAATLAVVLNLLLPRERKGQE encoded by the coding sequence GGGTTCTCGTCGCGTGATCCCAATGCCTTTCCGGGGATAATGGCGGCGATCCCGCTGGGCTTGCAGCATGTCCTGGCGATGTTCGTCAGCAATATCACACCCGCGATCATCGTCGCGGCAGCGGCGGGCATCGGCTACGGCTCCCCTGACACATCGGCGATGGTCTATATGATCCAGATGGCGATGTTCTTCGCAGGCGTCGCCACGCTGCTCCAGACCGTGAGCTTCGGCCCGGTCGGCGCGCGGCTGCCGCTGGTGCAGGGGACGAGCTTTTCCTATGTGCCGATCATGGTGCCGCTGGTTGCCGGAAAGGGTCCCGGCGCGCTGGGCATGATCGCCGCAGCGGCCTTCGTGGCGGGGCTGCTGCATGCGGTGCTCAGTCAGTTCGTCGGGCGCATCCGCTTTGCGCTGCCGCCGCTGGTGACGGGGCTGGTGGTGCTGATGATCGCGCTGTCGCTGATGAAGGTCGCGGTGCAATATGCAGCGGGCGGCGTGCCGCTGGAGGGCACACCGGCCTACGGTTCGGGCATCAGCTGGCTGATGGCGGGCTGCGTCGTTATCGTGACGATGGGCTTTGCGTTGTTCGCGCGCGGGGTATGGAGCAGCGCGGCGGTACTGTTCGGGCTGATCGCGGGCTATGTGCTCGCGCTCGCGCTGGGCCGGGTGGACTTTGCTGCCGTGCATCAGGCGGGCTGGTTCACCGTGCCCCAGCCGTTGCATTTCGGCTGGGCGTGGTCTTGGACGGCGGTGCTGGGCTTCTGCCTCACCGGCTTCGTCTCCTCGATCGAGACCATCGGCGATGTCGATGCGATCTGCGAAGGCAATGCCGGACGCCCCGCCAGCAAGCGCGAGTTGCAGGGCGCGGTTGCTGCCGACGGACTCGGCTCGGCGCTGGCCGCGCTGTTCGGGGGGATGCCCAACACCACCTTCAGCCAGAACGTCGGGCTGGTCGCGATCACGGGCGTGATGAGCCGCCATGTCGTGACCATCGGCGCGCTGTTCCTCGTCGCCTGCGGCCTCTTGCCCAAGGTCGGCGCGGCGATCGCGACGATCCCCATCGAAGTCTTGGGCGGCGGTGTGATCGTGATGTTCGGCATGGTCGCCTCGGCGGCGGTGGCGATGCTGGCGCAAGTTGCCTGGAGCCAGCGCAACATGCTGGTCTTCGGCATCTCGCTCTCGCTCGGCCTCGGGCTTCAGCTGGAGCCCACAGCGCTCCAGCACCTGCCCGAAACCGCGCGCATCCTGCTGACGTCCGGCATCCTCCCCGCCGCGACATTGGCGGTGGTGCTCAACCTGCTGCTACCACGCGAAAGAAAAGGGCAGGAATAG
- the proB gene encoding glutamate 5-kinase, which translates to MPITRLSDLADPALCPCLVVKVGSALLVGPEGVRAAWIDALVDEIAEARARGQQVIVVSSGAIALGAATLGLEKGGRGSLADAQASAAVGQIALSGLWSDLLVSHGITAAQMLLTLEDLEDRRRYLNVTATLSRLLDCGAVPVINENDSVATQEIRFGDNDRLAARVAQAAGASAVVLLSDIDGLYDRHPKEPGAQMVPVVAGMTDAVRAMASAESSSGMGSGGMISKLQAAEIAELAGIAMVIGSGQHQRPLARIIGSHETQDGIGTLFRPMRRAGARKAWLGGRLRLKGTIVVDAGAAEALGRGASLLAKGVTGVSGTFERGDAVAIEAPDGRVLAHGLSEYDARECAEIRGLHSNEQAGVLGYAPRSSVVHRDQMVMK; encoded by the coding sequence ATGCCGATCACCCGTCTTTCAGACCTCGCCGATCCCGCCCTTTGCCCCTGCCTTGTCGTCAAGGTGGGCTCTGCGCTGCTGGTCGGCCCGGAAGGCGTGCGCGCCGCGTGGATCGATGCCCTGGTGGACGAGATTGCCGAGGCCCGCGCGCGCGGCCAGCAGGTGATCGTGGTGTCCTCGGGCGCGATCGCGCTGGGCGCGGCGACGCTGGGGCTGGAGAAGGGCGGGCGCGGCAGCCTTGCCGATGCGCAGGCGAGCGCGGCGGTCGGCCAGATCGCGCTGTCGGGCCTGTGGTCGGACCTGCTGGTCTCGCACGGGATCACGGCGGCGCAGATGCTGCTGACGCTGGAAGACCTTGAGGACCGCCGCCGTTACCTGAACGTCACCGCCACGCTTTCGCGCCTGCTCGATTGCGGCGCGGTGCCGGTGATCAACGAGAACGATTCGGTCGCGACGCAGGAAATCCGCTTCGGCGACAACGACCGGCTGGCCGCGCGCGTGGCGCAGGCCGCAGGCGCCAGCGCGGTGGTGCTGCTGTCCGATATCGACGGGCTCTATGATCGCCACCCCAAGGAGCCCGGCGCCCAGATGGTGCCGGTCGTCGCCGGGATGACCGATGCGGTGCGGGCGATGGCCAGCGCCGAATCGAGTTCGGGCATGGGCTCGGGCGGCATGATCTCGAAATTGCAGGCGGCCGAGATCGCCGAGCTGGCGGGCATCGCCATGGTGATCGGCTCGGGCCAGCACCAGCGCCCGCTGGCGCGGATCATCGGCTCTCATGAAACGCAGGACGGCATCGGCACGCTGTTCCGCCCGATGCGCCGCGCGGGCGCGCGCAAGGCGTGGCTGGGCGGTCGGCTGCGCCTGAAGGGTACGATCGTGGTCGATGCCGGGGCGGCAGAGGCGCTGGGTCGCGGTGCCAGCCTGCTGGCCAAGGGTGTGACCGGCGTTTCGGGCACGTTCGAGCGCGGCGATGCCGTGGCGATCGAGGCGCCGGACGGGCGCGTGCTCGCCCACGGCCTGAGTGAATACGACGCGCGCGAATGCGCGGAAATCCGGGGGCTCCATTCGAATGAGCAGGCCGGCGTGCTCGGCTATGCGCCGCGCTCGTCGGTCGTGCACCGGGACCAGATGGTGATGAAGTGA
- a CDS encoding ferrous iron transport protein A has product MTLDLLPAGKTARIVAVNWSALVDEEARRLRALGIEEGARVSVAHRGILFGRDPIALTIGRMSIALRRAHAVAMEVEEL; this is encoded by the coding sequence ATGACGCTCGATCTTCTGCCCGCCGGAAAAACGGCGCGAATCGTCGCTGTGAACTGGTCTGCTCTGGTGGACGAGGAAGCGCGGCGGCTGCGCGCGCTCGGGATCGAGGAGGGCGCGCGGGTTTCCGTCGCCCATCGCGGCATCCTGTTCGGGCGCGATCCCATCGCGCTGACCATCGGTCGCATGAGTATCGCCCTGCGCCGTGCCCATGCCGTTGCCATGGAAGTGGAAGAACTGTGA
- the ssb gene encoding single-stranded DNA-binding protein, whose product MAGSVNKVIIVGNLGADPEVKSFQNGGKVCNLRIATSESWKDRNTGERQERTEWHSVAIFSEGLAGVAERFLRKGSKVYIEGQLRTRKWQDQNGQDRYSTEVVLQGPGAVMTMLDGAQGGSGGGGGGFGGGSRSGGGGSGGGWGNDGGSSGGGFGGGGRSGGGMGGGSRGGSSSGGGDEWGRSGGSSGGGFGDDLDDDIPF is encoded by the coding sequence ATGGCAGGCAGCGTCAACAAGGTCATCATCGTCGGCAACCTCGGGGCCGACCCTGAGGTCAAGTCGTTCCAGAACGGCGGCAAGGTCTGCAACCTGCGCATCGCGACGTCGGAAAGCTGGAAGGACCGCAACACCGGTGAGCGTCAGGAGCGCACCGAGTGGCACTCCGTGGCGATCTTCTCGGAAGGTCTGGCGGGCGTGGCTGAGCGATTCCTGCGCAAGGGCTCGAAAGTCTACATCGAAGGCCAGCTGCGCACCCGCAAGTGGCAGGATCAGAACGGTCAGGATCGCTATTCGACCGAAGTGGTGCTGCAGGGCCCCGGCGCGGTGATGACGATGCTCGATGGCGCGCAAGGCGGCTCGGGCGGCGGTGGCGGCGGCTTCGGCGGCGGCTCGCGCTCGGGCGGTGGCGGTTCCGGCGGCGGCTGGGGCAACGACGGCGGTTCGTCGGGCGGTGGCTTCGGCGGCGGTGGCCGCTCGGGCGGCGGCATGGGCGGTGGTTCGCGCGGTGGCTCGTCCTCGGGCGGCGGTGACGAGTGGGGCCGCAGCGGCGGTTCCTCGGGCGGCGGCTTCGGCGACGATCTCGACGACGACATCCCGTTCTGA
- a CDS encoding superoxide dismutase produces the protein MTIPLMPLPYALDALEPHISSKTLEIHHGAHHKTYVDKLNAAIEGTDNAGKSVEEIAKAASGPLFNNSAQTWNHGFYWHSLSPEKTAPSESLLAAITADFGSLDALLEALSNEAINHFSNGWAWLVVDAGKLKVISTHDADSALVKDVLPLLTVDVWEHAYYIDQMNKRPAYVKAVLENILNWTFASDNFDRGTAWTYPA, from the coding sequence ATGACGATCCCTTTGATGCCGCTGCCCTATGCCCTCGACGCGCTTGAGCCGCATATCTCCAGCAAGACGCTGGAAATCCACCACGGCGCCCACCACAAGACTTATGTGGACAAGCTGAACGCCGCCATCGAAGGCACCGACAACGCCGGTAAGTCGGTGGAAGAGATCGCCAAGGCCGCTTCCGGCCCGCTGTTCAACAACTCGGCCCAGACCTGGAACCACGGTTTCTACTGGCACTCGCTGTCGCCTGAGAAGACCGCGCCCAGCGAGAGCCTGCTGGCCGCCATCACCGCCGATTTCGGTTCGCTTGACGCGCTGCTTGAAGCGCTCTCGAACGAGGCGATCAACCACTTCTCGAACGGCTGGGCCTGGCTCGTCGTCGACGCAGGCAAGCTCAAGGTCATCTCGACCCACGACGCCGACAGCGCGCTTGTCAAGGACGTGCTGCCGCTGCTGACCGTCGACGTGTGGGAGCACGCCTACTACATCGACCAGATGAACAAGCGCCCGGCCTACGTGAAGGCGGTTCTGGAGAACATCCTGAACTGGACCTTCGCCAGCGACAACTTCGATCGCGGCACGGCCTGGACCTATCCGGCCTGA
- a CDS encoding ferrous iron transporter B, producing the protein MSGQRKIALVGNPNAGKSALFNALTGARQKIANYPGVTVERKSGRLMLPSGEPVELTDLPGAYGLDPTSPDEEVTSKVVHGKFPGEAAPDALIIVLDASNLEQHLVFAQELLALGKPSVIALNMVDLAERDGLVLDPAVLAQELGVQVIPTVAVRRRGLAELGEAIASAPSREAGPGLTALGQTERRVAAHAMADAAILSESRRHRLHAKMDRVLLHPWLGPIILFAFLFVMFQAVFAWANPLIDALQGLVDGFSAQVTDVMPPSLLRDLLTDGVIAGVGAVVVFLPQIVILFAFILAMEASGYMARAAFLMDRLMAYVGLSGRSFIPLLSSFACAIPGIMATRSISDPKDRLTTILIAPLMTCSARLPVYAVIIGAFIPHRSVGWGIGLQGLVLFALYVAGIVGAFLAALVLRRSATKGEASGFIMELPKYQMPRLKDMAIGLWQRAWIFLRRAGTIIFTVSVVLWLLLNFPKAHPGESQVNASVAGHIANGLAVVVEPIGFNRNMALALIPAMAAREVAVSALATTYAVDASDSEDQQAVDLGKRLQGVWTLPMALAFLAWFVFAPQCMSTIAVARRETNGWKWPLVMLGYLFAMAYVAAGVTFWLSTWAGLG; encoded by the coding sequence GTGAGCGGCCAGCGCAAGATCGCCCTCGTCGGCAATCCGAACGCGGGCAAGAGCGCGCTGTTCAACGCGCTGACCGGCGCGCGCCAGAAGATCGCCAACTATCCCGGCGTCACTGTCGAGCGAAAGTCGGGCCGCCTGATGCTGCCCAGCGGCGAGCCGGTGGAGCTGACCGATCTTCCCGGCGCCTATGGCCTCGACCCGACCAGCCCCGACGAGGAAGTGACTTCCAAGGTCGTCCACGGAAAATTCCCCGGCGAGGCGGCGCCCGACGCGCTGATCATCGTGCTCGATGCCTCGAACCTCGAACAGCATCTGGTCTTCGCGCAGGAACTGCTGGCGCTGGGCAAGCCCTCGGTCATCGCGCTCAACATGGTGGACCTTGCCGAGCGCGACGGGCTGGTGCTCGATCCCGCTGTGCTGGCGCAGGAACTGGGCGTGCAGGTGATCCCGACCGTCGCCGTGCGCCGCCGCGGCCTTGCCGAACTGGGCGAGGCGATCGCCTCGGCCCCGTCGCGCGAGGCAGGGCCCGGCCTCACCGCGCTGGGCCAGACCGAGCGCCGCGTTGCCGCGCACGCCATGGCCGATGCCGCGATCCTCTCCGAATCGCGCCGCCATCGCCTCCACGCCAAGATGGACCGCGTGCTGCTGCATCCCTGGCTTGGCCCGATCATCCTCTTCGCGTTCCTGTTCGTCATGTTCCAGGCGGTGTTCGCCTGGGCCAACCCGCTGATCGACGCGCTCCAGGGCCTTGTCGACGGGTTCTCGGCGCAAGTCACCGACGTGATGCCGCCCAGCCTGCTGCGCGACCTCTTGACCGACGGCGTGATCGCCGGGGTCGGCGCCGTGGTGGTGTTCCTGCCGCAGATCGTCATCCTCTTCGCCTTCATCCTTGCGATGGAAGCCTCGGGCTACATGGCCCGCGCCGCCTTCCTGATGGACCGGCTGATGGCCTATGTCGGGTTGTCCGGGCGCAGCTTCATCCCGCTGCTCTCCAGCTTTGCCTGCGCGATCCCCGGCATCATGGCCACGCGCTCGATCTCCGATCCCAAGGACCGGCTGACGACGATCCTGATCGCGCCCCTGATGACCTGTTCGGCGCGCCTGCCGGTCTATGCCGTGATCATCGGCGCGTTCATTCCGCACAGGAGCGTGGGCTGGGGCATCGGCCTGCAGGGGCTGGTGCTTTTCGCGCTCTACGTGGCCGGCATCGTCGGCGCGTTTCTGGCCGCGCTCGTGCTGCGTCGATCGGCGACCAAGGGTGAGGCCTCGGGCTTCATCATGGAGCTGCCCAAGTACCAGATGCCGCGCCTCAAGGACATGGCGATCGGCCTGTGGCAGCGCGCGTGGATCTTCCTGCGCCGCGCAGGCACGATCATCTTCACCGTCTCGGTGGTGCTCTGGCTGCTGCTCAACTTCCCCAAGGCGCACCCCGGCGAAAGCCAGGTCAACGCCTCGGTCGCCGGACACATCGCCAATGGCCTTGCCGTGGTGGTCGAACCGATCGGCTTCAACCGCAACATGGCGCTGGCCCTGATCCCGGCGATGGCCGCGCGCGAGGTCGCCGTCTCGGCGCTCGCAACGACCTATGCCGTCGATGCCAGCGACAGCGAGGACCAGCAGGCGGTCGACCTCGGCAAGCGCCTGCAAGGCGTGTGGACGCTGCCGATGGCGCTGGCGTTCCTGGCATGGTTCGTCTTCGCGCCGCAGTGCATGTCGACCATCGCCGTCGCCCGGCGCGAGACCAATGGCTGGAAATGGCCGCTGGTGATGCTCGGCTACCTGTTCGCGATGGCCTACGTCGCAGCGGGCGTGACGTTCTGGCTGTCGACCTGGGCGGGTCTGGGGTGA
- a CDS encoding VOC family protein: protein MLSHVTLGISDMDAARRFYAPLLAALGLEVKFADAHWAGWKSPQADRPLFVITRPFDGDAACVGNGQMIALLAGTRAMVDVCHRLALEHGGRDEGAPGLRPHYHAHYYGAYFRDPDGNKLCVCCHEPE from the coding sequence ATGCTTTCGCACGTAACGCTGGGCATATCCGATATGGACGCAGCGCGCCGGTTCTACGCTCCGCTGCTGGCCGCACTCGGGCTGGAGGTGAAGTTCGCCGATGCGCACTGGGCCGGGTGGAAATCGCCGCAGGCCGACCGCCCGTTGTTCGTCATTACCCGGCCCTTCGATGGGGACGCGGCCTGCGTCGGCAACGGCCAGATGATCGCGCTGCTGGCCGGAACGCGCGCCATGGTCGATGTCTGCCATCGCCTCGCGCTGGAGCACGGCGGCCGCGACGAGGGCGCGCCGGGGCTGCGGCCGCATTATCACGCGCACTACTATGGCGCCTATTTCCGCGATCCCGATGGCAACAAGCTGTGCGTGTGCTGCCACGAGCCCGAGTGA